Proteins encoded together in one Triticum dicoccoides isolate Atlit2015 ecotype Zavitan chromosome 7B, WEW_v2.0, whole genome shotgun sequence window:
- the LOC119338469 gene encoding protochlorophyllide-dependent translocon component 52, chloroplastic-like encodes MDPLRILLPRAQAQPLLPLPAGVPARSVSPRLVPRRRARRHRNGAARMLPASAVASESPWTEQEPASGEKDERFDWLDQWYPFAPVEDLDLGAPHGKMVLGIRVVAWYDRGAGEWLVFDDACPHRLAPLSEGRIDDKGRLQCVYHGWCFDGRGACKFIPQAPALGPPVHNNSKACVASYPCVVQNKILWFYPRAEPEHRDVLQRKRPPFIKEIDDPSFVTSFLVRDMPYGYDVLAENLMDPSHVPYAHKGLLRGLPRLVDPGREEYDKEGGVPMAVKVEDSSVNGFASSQGPGYSKFVAPCTYYGSPASKKSEKNKPHIMLVFIIVPVAPGRSRVMWAFPRNFGLWLHKITPRWFDHIGVNAILDSDMYLLHIEERNFAKAGIENWQKSVYVPTSSDGTVVAFRNWFRKYCRFQVGWAAPTVDQLPATPTKDKLMDRYWSHVAQCTSCSAALKAMKALEVALQVASIAVVGLLAVAKGTLLTSVVQRAVIVSAAVLCFAASRWLADFIQKNFYFEDYVHAYK; translated from the exons ATGGATCCCCTCCGCATACTCCTCCCCCGCGCCCAGGCTCAGCCATTGCTTCCGCTCCCCGCCGGCGTCCCAGCACGGAGCGTCAGCCCCCGCCTCGTCCCGCGGCGACGGGCGCGCCGCCACCGCAACGGGGCCGCGCGGATGCTGCCAGCGTCGGCCGTGGCGTCCGAGTCGCCGTGGACGGAGCAGGAGCCGGCGTCCGGGGAGAAGGATGAGCGGTTCGACTGGCTGGACCAGTGGTACCCCTTCGCCCCCGTGGAGGACCTGGACCTCGGCGCGCCGCACGGCAAGATGGTGCTGGGGATCCGCGTGGTGGCCTGGTACGACCGCGGCGCCGGCGAGTGGCTCGTGTTCGACGACGCGTGCCCGCACCGCCTGGCGCCGCTCTCCGAGGGCCGCatcgacgacaagggccggctccagtgcGTGTACCACGGCTGGTGCTTCGACGGCCGCGGCGCCTGCAAGTTCATCCCCCAGGCCCCCGCGCTCGGCCCGCCAGTGCACAACAACAGCAAGGCGTGCGTTGCATCGTACCCGTGCGTGGTGCAGAACAAGATCCTCTGGTTCTACCCGCGCGCCGAGCCGGAGCACAGGGACGTGCTGCAGAGGAAGCGGCCGCCGTTCATCAAGGAGATCGACGACCCCTCCTTCGTAACCTCCTTCCTGGTCAGGGACATGCCCTACGG GTACGATGTGTTGGCGGAGAATCTCATGGACCCTTCTCACGTCCCCTACGCGCACAAAGGCTTGCTCCGCGGCCTCCCCCGGCTTGTAGACCCCGGCAG AGAGGAGTACGACAAAGAAGGCGGCGTGCCGATGGCGGTGAAGGTAGAGGATTCGAGCGTGAATGGGTTCGCGTCGTCGCAGGGCCCCGGCTACTCCAAGTTCGTCGCACCTTGCACGTACTACGGATCGCCGGCTTCAAAGAAATCAGAG AAGAACAAGCCTCACATCATGCTGGTGTTCATCATCGTGCCGGTCGCTCCGGGGAGGAGCAGGGTGATGTGGGCCTTCCCGAGGAACTTCGGCCTCTGGCTCCACAAGATCACGCCGCGGTGGTTCGACCACATCGGCGTCAACGCCATCTTGGATTCCGACATGTACCTCCTCCACATCGAG GAGCGCAACTTCGCTAAGGCGGGCATCGAGAACTGGCAGAAGAGTGTGTACGTGCCCACGTCGTCGGACGGCACGGTCGTCGCCTTCAGGAACTGGTTCAGGAAGTACTGCAGGTTCCAGGTCGGCTGGGCCGCCCCGACGGTCGACCAGCTGCCGGCGAcccccaccaaggacaagctcatGGACAGGTACTGGTCGCACGTGGCGCAGTGCACGAGCTGCAGCGCCGCCCTCAAGGCCATGAAGGCgctcgaggtggccctgcaggtggcGTCGATCGCCGTCGTCGGGCTCCTCGCGGTGGCCAAGGGGACACTTCTCACGTCGGTCGTCCAGCGGGCCGTCATCGTGTCCGCGGCTGTCCTGTGCTTCGCGGCCTCCCGGTGGCTCGCGGACTTCATCCAGAAGAACTTCTATTTTGAGGACTATGTCCATGCTTACAAGTGA